In Haliscomenobacter hydrossis DSM 1100, the DNA window ACCGCCACCCGCTCTGCTTCGCTCAACTTGCTGTGTGTGGTCGATGCCGGATGGGTCACAATGCTGCGGGTATCGCCCAAATTGGAAGACAATGAACACATCTTTACGGCATTCAGAAAAGCACGCCCCTGTTCCAATCCACCCTTGACTTCAATGGTGACGATGCCCCCGCCCATTTTCATCTGTTTCAGCGCCAGCTCGTGTTGAGGATGAGAAGGCAGGAAAGGATAAATGGTTTTGGCGACTTCCGGGTGCTGTTCCAGGAATTGGGCCAACCGCAGCGCATTGCTGCAATGCCGCTCCATCCGTACGGCCAGGGTTTCCAAACTTTTGCTCAACAACCAGGCGTTGAAGGGAGACATGGCCGGGCCAGTGTGTCGACAAAAAAAGCGAATCGGTTCGATGAATTCGGTTTTGCCCACCACGATCCCGCCGAGTACGCGCCCTTGCCCGTCCATCCACTTGGTAGCAGAATGGACAATCAAATCAGCGCCATAATCATTTGGCGTTTGAATCACTGGCGTGGCAAAACAATTGTCGATGTTGAAAATCAGGCCGTGCTTTTTGCACAGTTGTCCGGCTTTTTCCAAATCAACCAGGGCCAAACCCGGATTGGAAGGCGACTCCAGCACCAGCATTTTGGTATTGGGCTGGATGGCTTGTTCCCAGTTGTCAATGTCATCCGGATCGACGTAAGTATGGCTGATCCCCCACTTGGGGAAAATTTGGGTCAAAATCTGGTGGGTAGATCCAAATACCGCCCGGGAAGCCAACACGTGGTCGCCAGAACGCAGCAAGGCCGCCATACTGGCAAATACCGCCGCCATGCCCGAAGCCGTAGCAAACCCATCCTCAACGCCTTCCATCTGGCAAACCTTGCTGATGAATTCGTCAACGCTAGGGTTGTTGTAGCGCGAATAAATGATGTCGTCGTTGAGTCCGGCAAAAGTATCCGCCATGAGCTCCGCATTGGGAAATGTGAAACTCGAAGTGAGGTACATGGCCGGGCTGTGCTCGCGGTAGTCGGTGCGGTCCATTTGACCGCGGATTGCCAGTGTTTCTGGATGCATGTTTGTAGATAAAAGCTAAGGTAAAAGTTTAGCACCCCGCCTGCGGCGGAAATTGATAAACATAATTTCACCACGAATTTCACAGATTTTCACAGATTTTTTCGTCCTCTCTAAAAAATCGGTGAAAATCTGTGAAACCTGTGGTAAAAGAAATAGTTATTTTACCATTACTTCAGCGCTAAAACTACCACTGAAAATGGCGGTACTTTCACCTTCAGCTGATTGTTGCTCAAAGTCGCTCCATTGTACGCAGCAGGTTTGATTTTTTCAGGATTTTCGAACGTGTTGTGATCCTGCAAAGTGGCCGCCGTCAAAATCCGACCATTCACGCTGGCGTACTTGGCACCACGCAAATCAATGCTGATTTCCTGAGCTTCCCGGGCATGGATATTGGTCAGTGAAATGTGGGTGACCCCCTCCTTATTTTTGGAAGCAGAACAAGTCAAGGCAGGCAATTGGCGATTGTCCAATTTGTATTGGTTCGTCTGAATCGTCAAAGGCAGCATCGTTGCCTCCTGATGCACATTGTACATTTCCATCACGTGGTAAGTGGGTGTCAAAATCATTTTTTCCTCTTTGGTGAGGATCACCGCCTGCAGTACGTTGACAATTTGAGCCAGGTTGGCCATTTTCACCCGCTCGCAATGGTTTTGGAAAATATTCAGGGTCATGCCCGCCAGCACGGCGTCGCGCATGGTGTTTTGTTGGTACAAAAATGCGCCATTGGTGCCTGGTTCTACGTCGTACCAGCCGCCCCATTCGTCCACGATCAGGTCTACCCGTTTGTTGGGGTCGTACTTGTCCATGATGTTGCTGTGGCGGGTAACCAGTTCTTCCATTTGATAAGCCCGTTGCATGGTGGTGAAGTACTGATCTTCGGAAAAGGTGGTAGAAGGCCCTTTTTTATTCCAATCGATGACGGAATAGTGGTGCAGGGCAACGGCATCGAGCATGTTGTGGGGAATGTCCCGCATCAACACCTCCGTCCAGTTGTAATCCGCATCGCTGGCACCTGAGGCGATTTTGTACAGGCGGGTATTGCCCGTTGAAGTCATAAAGGTGGCGTATTGGCGGTAAATGTTGGCGTAGTACTCGGGCTTCATGTTGCCACCACAACCCCAGGCTTCGTTACCTAATCCCCAAAAACGCACATTCCAGGGCTTTTCACGACCATTTTCCTTACGCAATTTGGACATGGGGCTGACTCCGTCAAAATTGGTGTACTGCACCCAATCGGCCAATTCCTGAACCGTCCCACTGCCCACATTACCCGACAGGTAGGGTTCGGTGCCCAATTTCTCACACAAGTTCAAAAAATCGTGGGTACCAAAACTGTTGTTTTCGGTTACATTCCCCCACCAGGTGTTGACGATGGTGGGACGATTGGCCAATGGCCCAATACCGTCTTTCCAGTGGTAGGTGTCGGCAAAACAACCACCTGGCCAACGCAGGTTGGGTATTTTGAGTTTGATCAAAGCGTCGATCACGTCTTTACGCACCCCATCTACCGTGGGGATTTTGGGGTTGTTTTCCCCCACATAAATCCCGTCGTAGATGCAACGGCCCAGGTGTTCGGAAAAATGGCCGTAAATGTGCTTGCTAATGGTGTGTTTGCCAAGGTCGGCATTGAGTACGATCTGGTTTTGAGCGTACATGCTAATGCTGCACAAAGTCAGCAGCAGTGTCAGATGTAGGTTTTTCATTGTTTACGTTTACGTCAGAATAATTGTAAAAATAACTTTTAAAGGGAAAGTGGCAAAAATTTTGGGGGGATTTAAAAAAAAGGGGGGCTTAAACTAAAACTACTAATTTACGCTGAGCATTTATTTATAAACATCTATCACAGCACCCAATTTCTGCTTAAATAGAAGTTTTGAGTTGTGGTGTCCCTTTTTAGCCAATTGTACATTTGAAAATTTATCTTTATTAGGTCGTTTTCATTTTTGGGAATTGCCACCTTTATTTCCCCTAAATATGGCTCAATAATTTTCATACTACTGCTTGGAATCAGCTCCAATTGATGACTGCGTAAATCGTAGTTCTTTAAGATTCTGATCATGAACACCGCAGTATCACCTGGCTTCAATATCCGATTGTTGGTTTGTTCCCAAATATCGTAATCCTGGGAATACATACATTTGGTCATGAAATATGGGCTGAGTATACTTTCCAGCCTTTGAAGTAGCTCTAATTTGGGGCTTTCAAACATTTGATCTGCGGATTCCACCTTTAGTCTTTGCAAAATTTCGGCCTTCGAAATAAATCCCTTTGCTGCCATTTGATTGAAAATAAAGCTGCGTAAATAATTTTTATCCGCTTCGGCCAAATCCTTTTGGCTGCTTATCACTCGGAGTTTATCATAACTTACCATCAAGCTATCGAAAAAGCTTTTCATAAATTCTGAATCACGATAGTTAACATTCACTAAAAATTGATAATCAGCGATTTTTTCGTCCCATAATCGGAACACCTCAGTTTCAGCGGCTTTGATTTTTTCATTTTTCCGCTCAATCAACTTGGACAGATATATGAAACTTATTCCAAAAATTAGGGTGGTTATAAGTATTAGTGGCGTTTTCCTTTTCATCTTCTATTCATTTGTTCAAGTCATTTATTTAACGGAAGTAAACCGTTTAGTTACTAGGCAATTGAAAAAAACACCAAATGGCCCATTTACA includes these proteins:
- a CDS encoding alpha-N-arabinofuranosidase → MKNLHLTLLLTLCSISMYAQNQIVLNADLGKHTISKHIYGHFSEHLGRCIYDGIYVGENNPKIPTVDGVRKDVIDALIKLKIPNLRWPGGCFADTYHWKDGIGPLANRPTIVNTWWGNVTENNSFGTHDFLNLCEKLGTEPYLSGNVGSGTVQELADWVQYTNFDGVSPMSKLRKENGREKPWNVRFWGLGNEAWGCGGNMKPEYYANIYRQYATFMTSTGNTRLYKIASGASDADYNWTEVLMRDIPHNMLDAVALHHYSVIDWNKKGPSTTFSEDQYFTTMQRAYQMEELVTRHSNIMDKYDPNKRVDLIVDEWGGWYDVEPGTNGAFLYQQNTMRDAVLAGMTLNIFQNHCERVKMANLAQIVNVLQAVILTKEEKMILTPTYHVMEMYNVHQEATMLPLTIQTNQYKLDNRQLPALTCSASKNKEGVTHISLTNIHAREAQEISIDLRGAKYASVNGRILTAATLQDHNTFENPEKIKPAAYNGATLSNNQLKVKVPPFSVVVLALK
- a CDS encoding trans-sulfuration enzyme family protein gives rise to the protein MHPETLAIRGQMDRTDYREHSPAMYLTSSFTFPNAELMADTFAGLNDDIIYSRYNNPSVDEFISKVCQMEGVEDGFATASGMAAVFASMAALLRSGDHVLASRAVFGSTHQILTQIFPKWGISHTYVDPDDIDNWEQAIQPNTKMLVLESPSNPGLALVDLEKAGQLCKKHGLIFNIDNCFATPVIQTPNDYGADLIVHSATKWMDGQGRVLGGIVVGKTEFIEPIRFFCRHTGPAMSPFNAWLLSKSLETLAVRMERHCSNALRLAQFLEQHPEVAKTIYPFLPSHPQHELALKQMKMGGGIVTIEVKGGLEQGRAFLNAVKMCSLSSNLGDTRSIVTHPASTTHSKLSEAERVAVGINPGTVRISVGLEYIDDIIADIDQALLSSAQH